The DNA segment ACCTCAAGGGCCTGGTTCTCATCCTGGGCCAGCTCAAGAGAGGATCGGCCCAGAACCTCGGCAGGATCATCCGCGCCCCACATGCGGAGCGCCGCATTGTTGACATAGATGATGTTGCCTTCAAGATCGCCGATGCCGATGCCCTGGACTGAGGAGGCGATGGCCCGGTCCTTGATCAGGAGCTGATCCTTGATGGCCTTGTCTTCCAGCGGATGGCCGGTATCACCGAATGCCGGAAACGGCCGGTGACCGCCGTTTGATTGTTGCGTCATGAAACCCCCTTTGCAGGCTTCATAGATACGTTTGGGCCCATTGGCTGGTATGGGCCATGATCGCGGATTTTTGGGTGTCCAGATGGCCGGAATGACCGCTTTCCGGGATCAGCTCAAGGGATTTTTCGCAGGTGAGGGCGTCAAAAAGCAAGCGGGCGGTCTCCGGCGGATCCACTTTGTCTTCTTTGCCGTGCATGACAAGGGTTGGGATTTGAATCCCGTGCACCCGGGTCAGGGTATCCACAAATGCGCACGACGCTGCCCCGGGCAGCGGAAATGCCGAGTATGCTTCAATAAGCGCCGGATCGTTAATAATTTGCCGGTTGACTGCCGGATCATAGGCTATGGTGGCGGATTTCAGCACCCATAGCATGTTGAACCGCCAGCCCGCACCGGTCAGTCTTTTTTTTATCCGGGAGGCACCGAGGAGTGATTTGAAAAAGAGCGTCTCCCAGACGTTCAGATAGTTTCTGACCGTGGCATCCAAAGTGACGATGGCTTTGATCCGGGGCTCTGCCAGGGCCGCCTCCAGGACGGCGGTGCCGCCTGAGGAGAAGCCGAAGGCGCCGATCCGTTCGGCATCGATAGATTTTTGAGTGGAGAGATAATCAATGGCCGCGCTGATGGCCCGGACCCATTGATCCATATCCAGATAAGACCGCGGACCGCCGCTTTCCCCGTGGCCCGGCATATCCACGGCCATGGCGGCAATGCCGCTGCCGGCAAGAAATTCAGCAAATTCGAAAAAGTTTTCCTTTTTTTCAAATGCCCCGTGGCAGATGATCAGGCAGGGCGCAGGCACTGAATGGCCGCCGGCAG comes from the Desulfobacterales bacterium genome and includes:
- a CDS encoding alpha/beta fold hydrolase; the encoded protein is MNRQNITIDFSGETLAAALFVPAGGHSVPAPCLIICHGAFEKKENFFEFAEFLAGSGIAAMAVDMPGHGESGGPRSYLDMDQWVRAISAAIDYLSTQKSIDAERIGAFGFSSGGTAVLEAALAEPRIKAIVTLDATVRNYLNVWETLFFKSLLGASRIKKRLTGAGWRFNMLWVLKSATIAYDPAVNRQIINDPALIEAYSAFPLPGAASCAFVDTLTRVHGIQIPTLVMHGKEDKVDPPETARLLFDALTCEKSLELIPESGHSGHLDTQKSAIMAHTSQWAQTYL